The following proteins come from a genomic window of Miscanthus floridulus cultivar M001 chromosome 2, ASM1932011v1, whole genome shotgun sequence:
- the LOC136529539 gene encoding probable calcium-binding protein CML20, whose amino-acid sequence MSVVVLDGSTVRGFVADEPAFARSVDARFAALDANGDGVLSRAELRRALESFRLLDGAGFGSAEPAPLPADVAALYDAVFEQFDADGSGAVDRAEFRDEMRRIMLAVADGLGSQPIQVAVDDEGGSFLLEAAEHEAAEIAARVEADRSKAEAEAEAAAAVVADAK is encoded by the coding sequence ATGAGCGTGGTGGTCCTGGACGGCTCGACGGTGCGCGGGTTCGTGGCGGACGAGCCCGCCTTCGCGCGCAGCGTGGACGCGCGCTTCGCGGCGCTGGACGCCAACGGCGACGGCGTGCTGTCCCGCGCCGAGCTCCGCCGCGCGCTCGAGTCGTTCCGCCTCCTCGACGGCGCCGGGTTCGGGTCCGCGGAGCCGGCGCCGCTCCCGGCCGACGTCGCCGCGCTCTACGACGCCGTCTTCGAGCAGTTCGACGCCGACGGCAGCGGCGCCGTCGACCGCGCCGAGTTCCGCGACGAGATGCGCCGCATCATGCTCGCCGTCGCCGACGGGCTCGGGTCCCAGCCCATCCAGGTCGCCGTGGACGACGAGGGCGGCAGCTTCCTGCTCGAGGCGGCGGAGCACGAGGCCGCCGAGATCGCCGCCAGGGTCGAAGCCGACCGCAGCAAGgccgaggcggaggcggaggccgcTGCCGCTGTCGTCGCCGACGCCAAGTGA